The genomic segment gaaaGCCgaattcggcagatcggtctatatagtagctacatataaatatagttcgatctggaaCAACTCGAACTTGTTGCGGATATCgacaggtcggtctatatggcagctatgctcgtttaagaacttaacctaaatacgaatctgtgcaaagttttagctcaatatctcaatttttgaaggcggcAGCGAGATTGCAACAGACGCAGCGCTTTCTGCGCAGCGCAGTAGGAAAAGGTCACCATCAACCGCCAATATCTCTACTCAAAAAGAACTTCTAGCATGAGCAACACACACACTATAGCCAAAAACTGTTACCCAGCAATCTTTGATTGCAGCATAAATAGACATTTGTTGTATACTTTTATCTCCTCAAGGAGAGCTCAATGGTAGCTCATTGCCAACATTTGTTTGTATTGCttttattgtttattattttctatGATATTCAGAATGAGGACCAAGAGATTTTTATTTACTGGGTTTCAGGGTACCGTCTCTTTGACATGACATGATATGACATGccaaccaaaaaaatttaaaatttcatacataTTTAATTGTCTAAAGAattcaaaaaaggaaataaattttCGGCTCCCCCATTGGCATGTAAAAATTAATCACAATCTAAAACTGCATTGTCCTGGGTGCCCTAGTTGCCGTGTTCATCAGAACTAAATCCACTTGGCGTTGTAACAATGGCAGTGTTTGAAcagaaaaatcttttaaatattTGGTGGTTTCCGAGGGAGTTTTGCCAATCCGCATACGGAGAATTTCGCCATAGTGGCACCAATTCTTGCACACTAATATCACTTATACTGGCCAATGAAATGGCTAAGGAACTTGTATTTAAATCTAACACGGCACGGTCATTGCCTACCAGGGCTGTTGAAATATTCGCACATGCTATGAACGAAGGCAATGCTTTATATGGGCGTATATTCAATGATATATCGACGGAGGACAGTAGAAAACGGAGAGCGCCTAACCTTAATATACCTGAAGCCGTAGAAGCATTAGTCAGTCAAAGATATATGGATTTTTGTTTGCAAGAGTGGTTCTATACTCACATTACTGCCAATTCCACAAATGAGAACTACAGCCAATCCGTATCCTCTCGCATAGCGGATGTTATGAAACTGGCAATTCGGCTATCCAAACGATCTCTACGCAATAACGAAGGAGCGAGAAATCTATTTGCCGCAGTGATAAGCGATAACCGAACGACTATGTTTGTATTTGATTTATCCAGTCACATAGTATCCTTCTTCGATTCTCATCAACATGGGCGCAAGGCAGGGGCCGTTATAGCCCTTTGTGCAATAGATGGTTTGGAAGAACTTGCAAACTGGTTTGTAACCATGGGTGAGGAAGTATACCATAGTCGTCCTCCTGTATATGAGATATCACTTCTGACAACAACTACTGATGCACGCAATTTAACTGCCCCGCCCCCCCTGCTGGACAATGTGTAAACGAACCCAGGAAAgcagtaaaaaaagaaaaataaaaattttaaaagtaaaaaatacaaattagaAGAGTCGCCTTTTGTTCACCTTCGCCGGCTAAATGCAATGGCCCTGACAATCAAGTGGCTGGAAGTCTTATGAAACCGTatagtaaaataataaaaacgaaTCTTAACTGcatgtaattaaaattttatggctAGAGCTGAGCGTCGAGTTGTATTGGTAGGGCAACTTATGCTTTTATCTCAAACCAAAAGACTTGTACTTGCAGGCCCAAAATCCCCCAAAATATTTACCCACAAGAATACTcgcaatacaaacaaaaaattagctgttgcac from the Stomoxys calcitrans chromosome 1, idStoCalc2.1, whole genome shotgun sequence genome contains:
- the LOC106096172 gene encoding uncharacterized protein LOC106096172, with protein sequence MAVFEQKNLLNIWWFPREFCQSAYGEFRHSGTNSCTLISLILANEMAKELVFKSNTARSLPTRAVEIFAHAMNEGNALYGRIFNDISTEDSRKRRAPNLNIPEAVEALVSQRYMDFCLQEWFYTHITANSTNENYSQSVSSRIADVMKLAIRLSKRSLRNNEGARNLFAAVISDNRTTMFVFDLSSHIVSFFDSHQHGRKAGAVIALCAIDGLEELANWFVTMGEEVYHSRPPVYEISLLTTTTDARNLTAPPPLLDNV